Below is a genomic region from Dryobates pubescens isolate bDryPub1 chromosome 1, bDryPub1.pri, whole genome shotgun sequence.
GACACTTATCAGCACTTCCCAGCTGTTTAGTGATAAATAAGCCAAGGCTGGCCTCACCAATAGAAACACCGCAGTGTGATCCGCAGAGGTTGATGTTACTCTCGGAGATGGCAGCCATACGGATCTGGTCAAAGGCCCGTGTGAAGAAGGTAGCAAAGGTGCTGGCAAAAGCAACAGTTCGGTCACGAGTGGCACAACCAACTGCAACACTCACCTGAAAAAAGCAAGATTGCAACAAGAACAGTGAATTCCCCAACACCTCTGCTCCTTGTCTCAACTGctagctgctggttttggtcCTTACTGGCACATTCTTTCCTTTAACTGCTCCAAGCAGTTATTCACAGAATAGCAAGACTTTACTCCTCTGAGTTTTTGTGGATCAAAGGCCTATACTTTCAGTCCAAAGGACATGCCTTTACTACCTCCAGCAGATAAAAATTCTCATTACTAAGTGGGAGGAGATTTACCTGTTATTTGGACTAGTATATACCAGACAAGACAGAAATTAGAACCAAGTCTTCAGCAAGACAGACATTAGAACAAATTCTTTCAATTTGTTCATTGCTATAGTTATGTCATACATCTTTTTTTATGGAGAACCGGTCTGCTCTTTGTGGGAAATTTCTCCTAAGTTGATGCAAATCCAAAATGCCTAAATTAAGCTGCTCATGAACTGACCTAGTATAAAATTTGCAATCGGCAGTCCATGGGTTCTTTGGTTATAAATCACTAAAGACAACAACAAATTTCTGCCTGAATATCTTTTATTTAATTGCTTTGGTGAACCCATACATGTGGCAACCAAAGACTCAAACACACGAGCTATCAAATAATTTTAGTCCTTTCCAAACAAATGTCATCAAGGTAAATTTATTAACTGTTTCCCTGCCCTTATCTTTATACCCCTGTCTAGTGCTGAACTCACTGTCACATTGTCACATTCCATTtcttgtgaaggaaaaaaataaatcctaaaAAGTCTTTTCAGAGTTAAATCATTTCAAATCACATAGTGGAAAGTACTCCAGTTGTTTACACGCTGCTGAAATGCAAGCAATATGaccacaaagagaaaaaaagagaggacgAGTCAAGAAAGAATGATTAGAAGTACTCCTGTTGTGTTGTATTTGTAAGCTTTTGCCACAGCCTAGTTTTTCCCTGAGTGTGTAAGTTAAATATCCACGAAGACACATATTAAAAGCAACTATTAAActgctctctctctgaagagactGAATGCTCTCAGATCCTGCTGTGTAATACCAGTACTTCATAAAACCAAGAGACCAGTTACCATGTTCTGCTCAGCAATGTAGCACTCAATGTAGCGACTGGGGTGCTCTTTCTTAAATAGCTCCGAGAAGGTCGAGTTCTTTGTGTCTCCATCCAAAGCAATCACTCGGTCATTAGCATGGCCCAGTTTTGCAAGTGCAACACCATAAGCTTTGCGGGTAGCCCACTAGGAAACGAAAATTATAGTAGTACTGTTAAAACTTTATGTTCTAGAAGGTTGTTTTCCATATTCTGAGAGTGCACATACAAttgaaaaagaacaaaccaaacccaacccaaccaaagcTATTGTAAATGTCAGCAATATCAAAAGGAAGTATGAGAACGGTGACACACAGAAGagtaaaccaaacccaaaagtaCAGAGAAAAATCAGGATACACACCTGAGCTGAAATCAGCAACTCTCTATCAATCTAGCTAGGGAATTTTGAAAACCTTAGTTTCCAGTCCTGGAAATTCATTGAACCTCAGGACATTAATTTTAAATACACATAAAATAGTTTGCATAATTGACAATGATTACAAAATGTACGAGTGATTTGAGTCTTTCCATTTTAGTATATCCTTTCAACAGCCAGTGAGTTCAATGTCTATGTAACACTCCACAGAGATAGGTGTTTTTCAGGATACTCAAAACAGGAGAAATTTTGGTACTTGAAATCGTTGCAAGTGATAACAAAACCTCATGCTACCCATTAAACAGCTGCACAATTCAAAGATATGACAAAGAGTGAAAAAGGAAGGGTGTACCTTTTCTCCCACTTTGTAAGTTGGTGGAGACGGCATCTTAATGTTTCTAATATTTACTATGGGTGCATCTTCTTCCGGGAGGGCTGGGGAAAGCTTCTTCTTATTTTGGATTTTGTCATCTATTTCCTGAATGACTTGCTCTGCCATGTTTTTTGGCAGGGGCTTTCCATGCCAGCTTTCCTTATCTTCAACACCTGTGCATTTGAAATGACATTACAAgtaagaaaaatataaaaactGTCAGtttttagctgcagattttacCCAGATAAAAGGGCAGTAGAGTATGACAAGTCTAGTGTAGTCTTccaatgaagaacttccttatTATTCCCACTGTAAACAATGACAATATTCACTTGCATTAAGACAGACATATTGAAATACATGAGAGAAACTCAGACTCAGACTCCATATATTCCAAACTAGTGATGAAATTCCAGTGTCTTCCACTGAAATAGTTTTTAAATTGGCACTTAAAAGATCTGGTCTATAAGTGTGGCAAGAAGTAAAAAGTAAATCAGTGTGAACAGTTAACATGAAATTTCAGCAGTTAGGTCTAGACAAACAAACTCAGCCAAGGTTTCAAACTGCAGTTAACCAAGCTGTCTAGTCCAAACAAGATCTGACATTTTACAGCTTTAATAAGCATTAACAGCTTCTGATGACTTACCTTTGTGCACCTGGCACTAACAGCAGAATTACCTCTCTGGCTGATACACTGATTTTCATTGAGTAAGTCATGAAGAATAATGAATTTTACTTGCTTGCTCAATGAAAAGGAATGAAGATATTCACTgttgttattaatatttatCTGGTCAGAGATAAAATTCACTGCTAAAAGCTATACCTGCTAAAAATACTGCTAAAAAGCTGCTATAAGATGAAGCTGAACAGAATCATGGCAACCCTGACACAATGAATATGTATTTACCCCATTCCATGGATGAAATTCCCAGTAGCTAGCACACATCTCACTTGCAAGAATCAAAATTACTTTCTTATCTCTAACGTTGTTGAGAAGCATAAGGAGTCTGAAAGACTTTTGTATGCTGTAGCTCAGATGTGTGGATATGTATCTATCCACCAGACAATAACCCCGAGGCAAATTTCACATCATGTGAAAACTACAAAAGGACCTTAGAGGTACCATGAACTTCAAAATTCAAACAGCTGCTAACCTATGAAATAAATTCTATAGACTACTGTATCTCAACGAATTGCATCAGAGGATATAAAACAACCTATAACATGACCAGATAGCTTATGTACTGTATCTCTCACAGCTTGGTCACAATTGCaaatgcagcacctctccttttCTACACATTTAtactgcctggctgctgacaAGCAGACCCAGTTATCTGCAACACAGGGAGCTTCTGTGACAAAGGTAGTCCCTTCTCAGAGTAGTCTCTGTGAGCCTAGGGTTCAAGAGCAACCAAAGCATGTCACCCTCTTTTGCTATGGAAATTTTTCGAGACCTAGTCATACAGTCCAATgttgctccctgcccccagccatcTTTCAGACTAGAAAAGACTAGAACAACTTAAACACACCTGACAGTAGAGGAAATCCTACTCTGCAAGCAGGGATCTACAAAAGCCCAGTCAACAAGGAAGTACATCTGGTTGTAAAAACTGGGTGCCCCACATCTTTACCTGCCTCCAATGAAACTTCAATCTAATGTCCTCCATaagaaaaagcaacaaagcaaaacacaaattGGGTTAAATTCTGAGTTTTCAGCTTGTATGGTAGTCAAAAAGTTCATAGGATCCCAACCTTTTCCTAATGTATGAAACATTAAACTCCTCTCATTTTCTAATAATTGCCCCTATATTGCAGCACTATGTACATATGATATACTCAGCTGTATGCAAACCAAGAGCTGTTTTATTACCTGATATGCCTTTGCCCTTAAAAGTCTTTGCAATGATGGCTGTTGGCTGATGTTTGGCCTGGCCAAAGGCTTTGCAAAGTTCCTCCACACTGTGTCCATCAACAATAATAGCATGCCAGCTAGAAACACAAACAGATCAACTGTTCATAAAGGGGTTTAGCACGTCACACTTCGGTAGTTAGCAATAATGATAACTTCATTCCAATGAATTGTCTTCTTAGGAGACACAAAGTATGCCAGAGACATGAACAAGCATTCACCTAATATCATAAGGTATCATAGTTCCATTTTTAACTCAAAGTGAGTCACAGAACAATTAACAGCTACTAGCAAAATTCACAGCCCAGAGATAACTAAGGTATCCTACATGTCTTCATACGTAATAACCATTTTTAATCACAAGAGCAAATCAAACACCTAAAAATTAATTGAAAAACTGTCAATGAGagttaacaaaataaaaatgctcaGTTGTGAGTTACATGGCTGCTATTGTATCTCACAGTGTTTTACATACAAATAAACATTTCAAAACTACATGAAAGCCAATACACAAAGCATTGTTATAAGTAATGGTTTACATGCTCTTTTTTTCTGATCTACTTGCTCTAACAGTACAAGTGGTCAAACAGTTACAAAGTCTCTATCTAGCACGATAAAACTGGTTTAAGATCCTGTAGCAAATGAGTAAGCAGTGCTTTTACTCTGAACAAAAAAATCCTGCCACTTTTACTATTCCTGCTGTGCCAGTATCAGGCATTATGAAAGACCATCTCTTTTGGCAATGGCGTCCTTCAGAGCTGAAAGCTCCTTTGAAAAAcgctgaaaagaaaataaatcctaCAGTTTCAAGCAGCAGAGTACACTGAACTTTTCCCAATCACATACCCGAAGGCTTCACAGCGTCTCTGGTAAATTTCAACGtgatgctgcagaggagcagggtcaCTTTGTCCAAGACGGTTAACATCAAATATAACAACGAGATTATCAAGCTTGTAAAACCCTGCAAAGGCCATTGCCTCCCAAACAGAGCCTTCAGACAACTCTCCATCTCCAAGCAGACAATACACTCGATAGCTAGAAGAAGAAAATTTGTAAAATAATCAAGTTTGATGTGTAAACACAATCAAATCAAAAGCAAAACCCCTCCAAGAATTCATAGCGAGTGCTCCATGCTTTTTCCAGGCCAAACTCGCATTGCTCAATGTGTTTACCTCACATAAACTTATGTGACCTTAGACAAATTAAATTAGATACTTCTGAGCTGTTACATATGAAAAAACTCAGATAAGAAATACTGTACTCCTTTCCAGACCTttgtctcaaaaaaaaaaaaaaaatcaaaatcaaatCAGGTCTTAAGCCTCCTATTGCAAAGGCCTGAATGAACAGGCCCATTAGACACTGTTAGTGATCGTGCTGAGTCACGGTGACAATGGATGAATGGGCACTGCCTGCTTCCTCATTCCTGCCATATACTGTCTGGAAGGACGACCACTAATTTAATTTCAGGAAGCTACAAATTGGGGATGAACTCAGCTACAGATTAAATCATGTTGCATAACCAAATTTGGAATCTGGGAAAAAGATGCAGTGTGATATGACTTTTTAGACTATTTCTGTAAACACTGCAACTGCAGCTTTTTATTCAGGTAAAACTCATTTAGCAGAGTACTGCCTCATCTCTACAGAATTCAgctgttgtgtttttcttttactaTCACATTCTTTTTTGGGGATGACAAAACTTTGTAAGCTTTCAGCACCtcaaaagattaaaaaataatagtaaatTAGCTTTCAAAtatgtaatttaaaaataaaacaatcaaGATGGCTGTTAGTGATTTGCTTTTACTAGACATTAAGCTGTCACATAAGCTGCTCCCCAATACCGCATGCAGGACCACCTTTTTCTTCTGTCATGTAAACACTGGTTAGATTTTTTCCACATGCAGCATCTGTTAAACTCAATTAAAATCAGCAAGTCATCTTTCACAGAAATGATTTCAAGCTAGTGAAGTGTAGGACACACTaactgggcagcctctgcttgaATGTACTAGAACTGTCACAAAAAATACATCAACCACATCAGGCTATTTTCCTTCTCATACAGATTTGCCTTCAGACATCTACTTTTCTGGTGCATAAAACAAATGGCAGAAGCAGTCATTTTTGTATCTATGGAGTCGAATGCCTTTCTGATAATATTGTGAAGACCTACTTTATGATTCAATAGTGCTGTTTTCAACCATAATAATTTCTTATCTAAACACATGTTCTCCATTACTTGTCACGTGACTACGAACAGAGGGTCTCTCTACTTTGGATCTTCCTTGAAAAGAGACACAATGCTGATCTCAAAATGGCTGGCAATTGCTCTCTCTGGAAGTTAGAGGCTGCTCCAACAATTTACTACCGTCTCTGTGCAGGGACATCCCCTTGCTGTGCTGTCAGGTTACAAAAGGAACACACATGGGCACGAGTTCTTGCTAATCTGTAAATCCTTGGTAGTTTCATTGGCAAAGGCTTTGTAAGTATCAGGCTACTACTCTATCATTTAAAACCTGAATTTGAAATAAGATTTGAGAATGAAGGATAAAACAAAggagggtttgttttcttttaattgatTGAGCTAAGAATAGAATTTCACAAAATATTTCTATTGAATGCCTACAATTATGAAATATAAAGATGGAATTACCTGGCTCTGTCAAAGAATTTGCCAGTGTATGCCATGCCACAGGCAGCACCAAGACCCTGACCAAGGGATCCAGTGGCCACATCAGTGAATGCTTGtctctgaaaataaaaagacaaaaattatTTTACAGTTAAGAAATGGAGGAACTAAATTCCAGATGATGCAAGAGACATCAAAATTCAGCTTCTCAGGCGTAACAATGTAGTGCAAGTCTCTCCAAATCTCACCctgttccctttctttccctacAGTGCATATACCTTGAATACCAGTACCACAAGCTAAATAGGCTCTCCAAGAGGTAATATTACCCTGTGGCCCAAGAATTTCTCAGCTATCCCTTAAATGGCAACAGCTAAGAACTGGTGATTTTCTGTAAAAACGTGAATCAACTGATTGAGAATGGAAAGACCAACGAGGTGACCAAATAGGATATAAACTCTTGAAATACCTCAAAGCTTCCTAACGGATGAGAAAAACAATGCTGGAACTTTATATAAACCTTTTATAAATGGAAAATATTGACATAGGGGAGTGTAAGGGAACTGTACTACAACAATAAAGGTAATTTTTATATGCTCATATACAGACACTGATTCAGTTGTGAAGCTGTAAATGTCATCATCCTTCTTGTAAGTCTGTATCCTTCCTGCCCTGTATCTGGCAACCAAGAACTACTGCAAAATACATGTACTCCTTTTTACACAGAAAACACCACCTTATATCAAAGATCATAAGCACTCACTGGTACTGGGTGTCCTTCTAAGACAGAATCAATTTTCCTCAAGTTCAGTAACTCTGCTTCTTGTAGAAAGCCAGCCTCTGCCCAAACAGAATATAAAATCGGTGCTGCATGACCCTAGAGAGAAATGTAAATTTTAAGTGAAGTACAAGTTTCACAATGTCCTAGCATGAAGGCAAAATTCTACAAAGCTGACAAACTCTGGAATCAGGTTCTTATGTCTACTAAGAAAACACCAAATTCACTTTTACATTACAACATTCACATTGATGTGTGTTTCCAAGTACCCCGTGCCCCTGCATGGAGCACCCCAGCTAGCTGACTACagttaagaaagaaagaatgaagtaCTCTCAAGGGCTATTTAGGATGACCTTGAGAAACTCAACTTggaagagcaagaagatctctcTGTCCACTATGCAGGTTTAATTCCCAAAAGTAGTTTTGGTATCCAAATGAAAATCTTGGATTCAGTTTGCTTAGGTCTCTTTCAAGAGCTGACCATTGTTCACTAAACCAGTAAGCAGATGGACGAGCACCTATATTATCCCCTTAGGATGTCTTGAAAACATTTGTATTCAAGGTATGATGCAGTGGCAACAGGCAAAATTTTAAGCTTTATACTCTTAGATTCATGCAG
It encodes:
- the TKT gene encoding transketolase translates to MEDYHKPDQQTLQALKDTANRLRISSIKATTAAGSGHPTSCCSAAEIMSVLFFHTMRYKVQDPRNASNDRFVLSKGHAAPILYSVWAEAGFLQEAELLNLRKIDSVLEGHPVPRQAFTDVATGSLGQGLGAACGMAYTGKFFDRASYRVYCLLGDGELSEGSVWEAMAFAGFYKLDNLVVIFDVNRLGQSDPAPLQHHVEIYQRRCEAFGWHAIIVDGHSVEELCKAFGQAKHQPTAIIAKTFKGKGISGVEDKESWHGKPLPKNMAEQVIQEIDDKIQNKKKLSPALPEEDAPIVNIRNIKMPSPPTYKVGEKWATRKAYGVALAKLGHANDRVIALDGDTKNSTFSELFKKEHPSRYIECYIAEQNMVSVAVGCATRDRTVAFASTFATFFTRAFDQIRMAAISESNINLCGSHCGVSIGEDGPSQMGLEDLCMFRSIPNATVFYPSDAVATEKAVELAANTKGICFIRTSRPENPVIYNNNEDFHIGQAKVVLKSKDDHVTVIGAGVTLHEALAAAEQLRKEKIFIRVIDPFTIKPLDKKTILDSARATKGRIITVEDHYHEGGIGEAVCAAVVGEPGVTVSRLAVSHVPRSGKPAELLKMFGIDKDAIVQAVKVAVSKSRNAE